In Solanum pennellii chromosome 7, SPENNV200, the following are encoded in one genomic region:
- the LOC107024242 gene encoding 2S sulfur-rich seed storage protein 2-like encodes MGKISLAALLLFFWLAVTTANMFTVTDSVTEDDIENQGSRSCQEQIHTHRLNHCRMLLSRNELSMVTEDDDEIRNQQEHLQQCCQELRNIDTHCRCLALKTMVTREPELMSQRARSLPRACNIEPTECYF; translated from the exons ATGGGGAAAATTTCACTTGCTGCTCTTCTTTTGTTCTTCTGGTTGGCAGTTACAACTGCCAACATGTTCACCGTCACGGACTCCGTGACGGAGGACGATATCGAAAACCAAGGATCACGGAGCTGCCAAGAGCAGATCCACACGCATAGGCTCAACCACTGCAG GATGCTCCTTTCAAGAAACGAGCTAAGCATGGTGACGGAAGACGACGATGAGATACGCAATCAACAGGAACATCTCCAACAATGCTGCCAAGAATTGAGGAACATTGACACTCACTGCCGCTGCTTGGCACTTAAAACGATGGTGACGCGGGAGCCCGAGCTCATGTCACAGAGAGCTCGGTCCCTCCCCCGCGCCTGCAACATCGAGCCCACTGAATGCTACTTCTAA
- the LOC107025575 gene encoding 2S sulfur-rich seed storage protein 1-like, with protein MGNISLVAALLLCLLAFANANTFSVTVAVTENDNDNPQSCQEQIQSQRLNHCRMYISRSHQYFNDELSMVTDDDHEINQTQEHLQQCCQELRNMDTQCRCPALKKMVMQDCGRQGEEAQRMLGKARYIPRMCNIQPAQCSF; from the exons ATGGGGAATATTTCACTTGTTGCTGCTCTTTTATTGTGCTTGTTAGCATTCGCAAATGCTAACACGTTCTCCGTTACAGTGGCTGTGACGGAGAATGATAATGACAATCCACAAAGCTGTCAAGAGCAGATTCAGAGTCAGAGACTCAATCACTGCAG GATGTATATTTCAAGAAGCCACCAATACTTTAACGACGAGTTGAGCATGGTAACAGATGACGATCATGAGATCAACCAAACCCAAGAACATCTCCAACAATGTTGCCAAGAATTGAGGAACATGGACACTCAATGCCGATGCCCGGCGCTTAAGAAAATGGTGATGCAGGATTGCGGTAGACAAGGCGAAGAGGCGCAACGTATGTTAGGGAAAGCTCGTTACATTCCGCGTATGTGTAACATTCAACCCGCTCAATGTAGCTTCTAA
- the LOC107024059 gene encoding pectinesterase 1, whose product MANPHQPLLTKTHKQNPIISFKILSFVITLFVSLFLVAPYQFEDKHSNLCKTAQDSQLCLSYVSDLMSNEIVTSDSDGQSILKKFLVNYVHQMNNAIPVVRKIKNQINDIRQHGALTDCLELLDQSVDLVSDSIAAIDKRSRSEHANAQSWLSGVLTNHVTCLDELDSLTKAMINGTNLDELISRAKVALAMLASLTTQDEDVFMAVLGKMPSWVSSRDRKLMESSGKDIIANAVVAKDGTGKYRTLAEAVAAAPNRSKKRYVIYVKRGIYKENVEVASNKMNLMIVGDGMYSTIITGSLNVVDGSTTFRSATLAAVGQGFILQDICIQNTAGPAKDQAVALRVGADMSVINRCRIDAYQDTLYAFSLRQFYRDSYVTGTVDFIFGNAAVVFQKCQLVARKPGKYQQNMVTAQGRTDPNQATGTSIQFCNIIASPDLEPVVKEFPTYLGRPWKEYSRTVVMQSYLGGLINPAGWAEWDGDFALRTLYYGEFRNNGPGAGTSKRVKWPGYHVISDPAKAMPFTVAKLIQGGSWLSSTGVAYVDGLYD is encoded by the exons ATGGCTAATCCTCACCAACCTTTGTTAACAAAAACACACAAACAAAATCCAATAATCAGCTTCAAGATCCTCAGTTTTGTCATAACTTTGTTTGTTTCTCTCTTCTTAGTTGCTCCATATCAATTTGAGGATAAACATTCTAATCTATGTAAAACTGCACAAGATTCCCAACTCTGTCTCAGTTATGTTTCTGATTTAATGTCCAATGAAATTGTCACATCTGATTCAGATGGACAAAGTATTCTGAAGAAATTTTTAGTTAACTATGTTCATCAAATGAACAATGCAATTCCAGTGGTTCGCAAAATCAAGAATCAGATCAATGACATTCGTCAACACGGGGCTTTAACTGATTGTCTTGAGCTTCTTGATCAGTCAGTTGATTTAGTATCTGATTCAATTGCAGCAATTGATAAAAGAAGTCGTTCGGAGCATGCCAATGCGCAAAGTTGGCTAAGTGGTGTGCTTACTAACCACGTTACGTGCTTGGATGAGCTTGATTCGTTGACTAAAGCTATGATAAATGGAACAAATCTTGATGAGTTGATCTCGAGAGCTAAGGTAGCATTGGCGATGCTTGCGTCTTTGACAACTCAGGATGAGGATGTTTTCATGGCGGTTTTAGGAAAAATGCCATCTTGGGTGAGTTCGAGGGATAGGAAGCTGATGGAGAGTTCGGGTAAGGACATTATAGCGAATGCAGTGGTGGCAAAAGATGGAACAGGGAAATATCGAACACTCGCTGAAGCAGTTGCTGCAGCACCAAATCGGAGTAAGAAACGTTATGTAATTTATGTAAAGCGGGGAATTTATAAAGAGAATGTTGAGGTGGCTAGCAATAAAATGAACTTGATGATTGTTGGTGATGGAATGTATTCTACCATCATTACTGGTAGCCTTAATGTTGTCGATGGATCAACAACCTTCCGCTCTGCCACTCTTG CTGCAGTCGGCCAAGGATTTATACTACAGGACATATGTATACAGAACACAGCAGGGCCAGCGAAAGACCAAGCAGTGGCACTTCGAGTTGGAGCTGATATGTCTGTCATAAACCGTTGTCGTATCGATGCTTATCAAGACACCCTTTATGCATTTTCTCTAAGGCAATTCTATCGAGACTCCTACGTGACAG GTACTGTTGATTTCATATTTGGTAATGCAGCAGTTGTATTCCAGAAATGCCAGCTCGTAGCTAGAAAACCGGGTAAATACCAGCAAAACATGGTGACTGCACAAGGCAGGACGGACCCAAATCAGGCCACGGGGACATCAATTCAGTTCTGTAACATAATAGCAAGTCCGGACCTAGAACCAGTCGTGAAAGAATTCCCAACGTATCTTGGTAGGCCATGGAAAGAATATTCAAGAACTGTAGTGATGCAATCCTACTTAGGTGGTCTCATTAATCCAGCGGGTTGGGCTGAGTGGGACGGAGATTTTGCGTTGAGGACATTGTATTATGGTGAATTTAGGAACAATGGACCTGGTGCTGGTACTAGTAAGCGTGTCAAGTGGCCTGGTTATCATGTCATTTCTGATCCCGCTAAAGCTATGCCGTTCACTGTGGCTAAGCTGATTCAGGGCGGATCATGGTTGAGTTCTACTGGCGTGGCGTATGTGGATGGATTATATGATTAG
- the LOC107024241 gene encoding TBC1 domain family member 15-like has protein sequence MWRDPGAPTDSFYQVRPECTNVPKTRFRIKAGKTLSARKWRAAFTSEGYLDIGKTLSRIYRGGIHPSIRGEVWEFLLGCYDPKSTFEEREHIRQRRRVQYAVLKEECHAMFPMIGSGSFITAPVITENGDPIVDPITLQEAQAAKELYSGGQRNGNPGCEMVKEHDKRIIQWKLSLHQIGLDVVRTDRTLVFYEKQENLSKLWDILSVYAWFDKDINYCQGMSDLCSPMIILLDDEADAFWCFERLMRRLRGNFRCTERSVGVEAQLSNLASVTQVIDPKLHHHLETLGGGDYLFAIRMLMVLFRREFSFADSLYLWEMMWALEYDPDLFLMYEDPDLAAAKSEGSKGRAKSTRQCGKFERENLKNRSKGTEAPLPISVFLVASVLKDKSTKLLTEAKGLDDVVQILNDMTGNLDAKKACTSAMKLHKKYLKKAANANR, from the exons ATGTGGAGGGATCCTGGAGCTCCTACTGATTCTTTCTACCAGGTTCGCCCTGAATGTACAAATGTTCCaaaaacaagatttagaatCAAG GCTGGGAAAACCTTAAGTGCAAGGAAATGGCGTGCTGCATTTACATCAGAAGGTTATCTTGATATTGGCAAAACACTGAGTCGAATTTATCGTGGG GGGATTCATCCATCAATTAGAGGTGAAGTTTGGGAATTTTTATTGGGTTGTTATGATCCAAAGAGCACATTTGAAGAACGAGAGCACATACGACAACGGAGGAG GGTCCAGTATGCTGTACTGAAAGAAGAATGTCATGCAATGTTTCCCATGATTGGAAGTGGTAGTTTTATTACTGCACCTGTAATTACTGAAAATGGTGACCCTATAGTAGATCCTATTACTCTCCAAGAGGCACAAGCAGCAAAAGAATTATATTCAGGTGGTCAACGAAACGGTAATCCTGGATGTGAAATGGTAAAGGAGCATGACAAAAGAATAATCCAGTGGAAACTCTCATTACACCAGATAG GACTTGATGTTGTTCGGACTGACAGGACACTTGTCTTTTATGAGAAACAGGAGAATCTATCCAAGCTTTGGGATATTCTGTCTGTTTATGCTTGGTTTGACAAAGATATCAATTACTGTCAAG GAATGAGCGATCTCTGTTCTCCCATGATTATTCTTCTTGATGATGAAGCCGATGCATTTTGGTGCTTTGAACGCCTAATGAGGAGACTG AGAGGGAATTTCAGATGCACCGAGAGGTCTGTCGGAGTAGAAGCTCAGCTGAGTAATCTAGCTTCAGTAACACAAGTTATTGATCCTAAACTTCATCACCACTTAG AGACATTAGGTGGAGGTGATTACCTGTTTGCTATCCGTATGCTCATGGTTTTGTTCCGTCGAGAATTCTCTTTTGCTGATTCATTATATCTTTGGGAG ATGATGTGGGCGTTGGAATACGATCCCGACTTGTTTCTTATGTATGAAGACCCTGACTTAGCTGCTGCAAAATCTGAAGGATCTAAAGGAAGAGCAAAATCAACACGCCAGTGTGGGAAATTTGAGAGAGAAAATCTGAAAAATCGAAGCAAAGGTACTGAAGCTCCCCTCCCAATTTCCGTTTTCCTAGTAGCCAGTGTCCTTAAGGACAAGAGCACAAAGTTGCTTACAGAAGCTAAAGGACTAGACGACGTTGTTCAG ATACTGAATGACATGACTGGAAACCTGGACGCGAAGAAGGCTTGCACTAGTGCAATGAAACTTCACAAGAAATATCTCAAAAAG GCAGCCAATGCCAACAGGTAA
- the LOC107024652 gene encoding COBRA-like protein 10, protein MQIPWRNISWVVLVLVACSCQTCNGQDYGGEEKPVAAPPPEQETCDGIFITYNFDGREKIYPLVKNVSAQGWSFKSMLTVLNAGTFELKSWQVFVGFQHNELLVSAEGAVAIDGDGFPVRVGKNGTTLAGYPQSDLKTAIDTAGDFTQMSARINIKGTQFGLREKTNPMPSTIKLVNEGYKCPAPKRYKSYMHVCCKRDLKFKPKKVVTKFMPRRYGDLSITYDVLSAFTNRYQAQVTLDNLNPLGRLDHWNLTWEWMRNEFINTIKGAHTHKIDPSECIYGPQGQYYKDFDFTTVINCQKKPIISDLPKEKANDDKFGKLPYCCRNGTLLSPIMNETEARSIFQMEVFKLPPDLNRTALNPPQNWKIMGTINPSYSCGPPVRIDPSVFPDPKGIGIATAVASWQITCNITRPKPKAAKCCVSFSAYYAASVIPCNTCACGCEATSKCDANKKPLLLPPEALLVPFENRDLMAKAWSNIKHLGPMPKKLPCPDNCGVSINWHVDSNYKTGWTARITLFNWGNDAFENWFSSIQMKKDVANGYENVYSFNGTRLPKEKSNTIFMQGLPGLKFLVGEVNGTNPNKDPRVPGKQQSIISFLKKNTPHINVDGGDGFPSKIFFNGEECALPPEFPKNTAAFKSKFGVFPAVLLALLTFFLLTDRLH, encoded by the exons ATGCAAATTCCATGGAGGAATATCTCTTGGGTCGTACTAGTTTTGGTTGCGTGCAGTTGTCAAACCTGTAACGGGCAGGATTACGGAGGAGAGGAAAAACCGGTAGCAGCACCGCCACCGGAGCAAGAGACTTGCGATGGAATCTTCATCACCTATAATTTCGATGGACGAGAAAAGATATATCCATTAGTGAAGAATGTATCTGCACAGGGATGGTCATTCAAGTCGATGTTAACGGTGTTGAATGCCGGAACTTTTGAGCTGAAATCATGGCAAGTTTTCGTCGGATTTCAGCATAACGAGCTTTTAGTATCGGCGGAAGGTGCAGTTGCAATTGACGGCGATGGATTTCCGGTACGGGTGGGTAAAAATGGTACTACATTGGCTGGGTATCCACAATCCGATTTGAAAACGGCGATTGATACCGCCGGTGATTTTACTCAGATGTCAGCTCGAATCAATATTAAGGGGACGCAATTTGGTCTTAGAGAGAAAACAAATCCAATGCCTTCAACAATCAAGCTCGTCAATGAAGGATACAAATGCCCTGCTCCTAAGCGCTATA AAAGTTACATGCATGTTTGTTGCAAGAGGGATCTTAAATTCAAGCCTAAGAAGGTGGTTACCAAGTTCATGCCTCGTCGTTATGGAGATCTTTCCATAACGTACGATGTTCTATCAGCATTCACGAATAGGTATCAGGCTCAAGTCACACTCGACAATCTGAATCCTTTGGGTCGTCTTGATCATTGGAACTTAACGTGGGAGTGGATGAGGAACGAGTTCATTAACACAATTAAAGGCGCGCATACTCACAAAATTGATCCTTCTGAATGTATTTACGGACCACAAGGACAATATTACAAGGATTTCGATTTCACTACTGTGATAAATTGCCAAAAGAAACCAATCATTTCCGATTTACCTAAGGAGAAAGCAAACGATGACAAATTTGGGAAGTTGCCTTATTGTTGTAGAAACGGAACTCTTTTGTCACCTATAATGAACGAAACAGAAGCAAGGTCGATTTTTCAGATGGAAGTTTTCAAACTTCCCCCTGATTTAAACAGAACCGCGTTAAATCCACCTCAAAACTGGAAAATCATGGGCACAATTAACCCGTCTTATTCATGTGGACCGCCAGTCAGAATTGATCCATCAGTATTCCCGGATCCTAAAGGAATCGGAATTGCTACTGCTGTTGCTAGTTGGCAAATTACTTGTAACATTACGCGTCCTAAGCCCAAAGCAGCCAAATGTTGTGTTTCTTTCTCGGCTTATTATGCTGCATCCGTTATCCCCTGCAACACTTGCGCTTGTGGCTGTGAAGCGACGTCTAAATGTGACGCGAACAAAAAGCCACTACTTCTCCCTCCAGAAGCGCTACTCGTCCCTTTTGAAAATAGGGACTTAATGGCGAAAGCTTGGAGTAATATCAAACATCTTGGCCCTATGCCTAAGAAACTACCTTGTCCTGATAATTGTGGAGTGAGCATCAATTGGCATGTGGATAGTAACTATAAAACAGGATGGACTGCGCGTATAACGCTCTTTAACTGGGGAAATGACGCGTTTGAAAACTGGTTTTCCTCTATCCAAATGAAGAAAGATGTAGCTAATGGCTATGAAAACGTGTACTCGTTTAACGGTACAAGGTTACCTAAAGAAAAGAGTAACACTATATTTATGCAAGGTTTACCTGGTTTGAAATTCTTGGTTGGAGAGGTTAATGGGACTAATCCTAATAAGGATCCAAGAGTACCTGGAAAACAACaatcaattatttcatttttgaagaagaatacACCACATATTAACGTCGATGGTGGCGATGGATTCCCTTCTAAGATATTCTTCAATGGTGAAGAATGCGCGCTTCCACCAGAGTTTCCTAAAAACACTGCAGCattcaaatccaaatttggtgTTTTTCCAGCAGTTTTGCTTGCTCTCttaactttctttcttttgacGGATAGGTTACACTGA
- the LOC107024056 gene encoding pectinesterase 2.1: MATPQEPLLTKTHKQNPIISFKILTFLITLFVALFLVVFLVAPYQLEDKHSNLCKTAQDSQLCLSYVSDLMSNEIVTSNSDGHSILKKFLVNYVHQMNNAIPVVRKIKNQINDIRQQGALTDCLELLDLSVDLVSDSIAAIDKRSRSEHANAQSWLSGVLTNHVTCLDELDSFTKAMINGTNLDELISRAKVALAMLASLTTQDEDVFMTVLGKMPSWVSLRDRKLMESLGKDIVANAVVAKDGTGKYRTLAEAVAAAPDKSKTRYVIYVKRGIYKENVEVSSRKTNLMIVGDGMYATIITGSLNVVDGSTTFHSATLAAVGKGFILQDICIQNTAGPDKHQAVALRVGSDKSVINRCRIDAYQDTLYAHSQRQFYRDSYVTGTIDFIFGNAAVVFQKCQIVARKPSKYQQNMVTAQGRTDPNQATGTSIQFCDIIASPDLKPVVKEFPTYLGRPWKKYSRTVVMESYLDGLIDRSGWAEWHGDFALKTLYYGEFMNNGPGAGTSKRVKWPGYHVITDPAEAMPFTVAKLIQGGSWLRSTGVAYVDGLYD; this comes from the exons ATGGCTACTCCTCAAGAACCTTTGTTAACAAAAACACACAAACAAAATCCAATAATCAGCTTCAAGATCCTCACTTTTCTCATAACTTTGTTTGTTGCTCTCTTCTTAGTTGTGTTTCTTGTTGCTCCATATCAACTTGAGGATAAACATTCTAATCTATGTAAAACTGCACAAGATTCCCAACTCTGTCTCAGTTATGTTTCTGATTTAATGTCCAATGAAATTGTCACATCTAATTCAGATGGACATAGTATTCTGAAGAAATTTTTAGTTAACTATGTTCATCAAATGAACAATGCAATTCCAGTGGTTCGCAAAATCAAGAATCAGATCAATGACATTCGTCAACAAGGGGCTTTAACTGATTGTCTTGAGCTTCTTGATCTGTCAGTTGATTTAGTATCTGATTCAATTGCAGCAATTGATAAAAGAAGTCGTTCGGAGCATGCCAATGCGCAAAGTTGGCTAAGTGGTGTGCTTACTAACCACGTTACGTGCTTGGATGAGCTTGATTCGTTTACTAAAGCTATGATAAATGGAACAAATCTTGATGAGTTGATCTCGAGAGCTAAGGTAGCATTGGCGATGCTTGCGTCTTTGACAACTCAGGATGAGGATGTTTTCATGACGGTTTTAGGAAAAATGCCATCTTGGGTGAGTTTGAGGGATAGGAAGCTGATGGAGAGTCTGGGTAAGGACATTGTAGCGAATGCAGTGGTGGCAAAAGATGGAACAGGGAAATATCGAACACTTGCTGAAGCTGTTGCTGCAGCACCAGATAAGAGTAAGACGCGTTATGTAATTTATGTAAAGAGGGGAATTTATAAAGAGAATGTTGAGGTGAGTAGCAGGAAAACGAACTTGATGATTGTTGGTGATGGCATGTATGCTACCATCATTACTGGGAGCCTTAATGTTGTCGATGGATCAACAACCTTCCACTCTGCCACTCTTG CTGCAGTTGGCAAAGGATTTATACTACAAGACATATGTATACAGAACACAGCAGGACCAGATAAACACCAAGCTGTTGCACTTCGAGTTGGATCTGATAAGTCTGTCATAAATCGTTGTCGTATCGATGCTTATCAAGACACCCTTTATGCACATTCTCAAAGGCAATTCTATCGAGACTCCTACGTGACAG GGACTATTGATTTCATATTCGGTAATGCAGCAGTTGTATTCCAGAAATGCCAGATCGTAGCTAGAAAACCGAGTAAATACCAGCAAAACATGGTGACTGCACAAGGCAGGACGGACCCAAATCAGGCCACGGGGACATCAATTCAGTTTTGCGATATAATAGCAAGTCCTGACCTAAAACCAGTCGTGAAAGAATTCCCAACATATCTTGGTAGGCCATggaaaaaatattcaagaactGTAGTGATGGAATCATACTTGGATGGTCTCATTGATCGATCGGGTTGGGCTGAGTGGCACGGAGATTTTGCGTTAAAGACATTGTATTATGGTGAATTTATGAACAATGGACCTGGTGCTGGTACTAGTAAGCGTGTCAAGTGGCCTGGCTATCATGTCATTACTGACCCCGCTGAAGCTATGCCATTCACTGTGGCTAAGCTGATTCAGGGCGGATCATGGTTGAGGTCTACTGGCGTGGCGTATGTGGATGGATTATATGATTAG
- the LOC107025582 gene encoding 2S sulfur-rich seed storage protein 1-like, which translates to MGKISLVAALLLCLLAFANANRFSVTVAVTENDIENPQSCQEQMQSHRLNHCRMYVSSSRQYYNDNLSMVTDDDHVINQTQEHLQQCCQELKNMDTQCRCPALKKMVMQDCGGGQCEESIRLFGKARYVPHMCNLQPTRCSF; encoded by the exons ATGGGGAAGATTTCACTTGTTGCTGCTCTTTTGTTGTGCTTGTTGGCATTTGCAAATGCCAACAGGTTCTCCGTCACGGTAGCTGTGACGGAGAACGATATTGAAAATCCACAAAGCTGTCAAGAGCAAATGCAGAGTCATAGGCTCAACCACTGCAG GATGTACGTTTCAAGTAGTCGCCAATACTATAACGACAACCTAAGCATGGTGACAGATGACGATCATGTGATCAACCAAACTCAAGAACATCTTCAACAATGTTGCCAAGAATTGAAGAACATGGACACTCAATGTCGATGCCCAGCACTTAAGAAAATGGTGATGCAGGATTGTGGTGGCGGCCAATGCGAAGAGTCGATACGCTTGTTCGGAAAAGCTCGTTACGTTCCCCATATGTGTAACCTTCAACCCACTCGTTGTAGCttctaa
- the LOC107024058 gene encoding pectinesterase 3 has product MTELQTSKRMATPLEPFLTKTHKQNPIISFNILTFVVTLFVALFLVVFLVAPNQFEIKHSNLCKTAQGSQLCLSYVSEIVTTEADGVTVLKKFLVKYVHQMNNAIPVVRKIKNQINDIREQGALTDCLELLDLSVDLVSDSIAAIDKRSCSEHANAQSWLSGVLTNHVTCLDSLGTKNGTVFDELITRAKIALAMLVSVTTQNEDVFRTVLGKIPSWVSSRDRKLMESSGKDIVPNAVVAQDGTGDYQTLAEAVAAAPDKNKTRYVIYVKMGIYKENVVVTKKKMNLMIVGDGMNATIITGSFNVVDGSTTFRSATLAAVGQGFILQDLCIQNTAGPAKGQAVALRVGADMSVINRCRIDAYQDTLYAHSQRQFYRDSYVTGTVDFIFGNAAVVFQKCQIVARKPNKRQKNMVTAQGRTDPNQATGTSIQFCDIIASPDLEPVMNEYKTYLGRPWKKYSRTVVMQSYLDGHIDPSGWFEWRGDFALKTLYYGEYMNNGPGAGTSKRVKWPGYHVITDPDEAMPFTVAELIQGGSWLNSTSVAYVEGLVE; this is encoded by the exons ATGACAGAGTTACAAACTTCTAAAAGAATGGCTACTCCTCTAGAACCTTTCTTAACAAAAACACACAAACAAAATCCCATAATCAGCTTCAATATCCTCACTTTTGTTGTAACTTTGTTTGTTGCTCTCTTCTTAGTTGTGTTTCTTGTTGCTCCAAATCAATTTGAGATTAAACATTCTAATCTGTGTAAAACTGCACAAGGTTCCCAACTCTGCCTTAGTTATGTCTCTGAAATTGTCACAACAGAAGCAGATGGAGTAACTGTTCTGAAGAAATTTTTAGTTAAATATGTCCATCAAATGAACAATGCAATTCCAGTGGTTCGCAAAATCAAGAATCAGATCAATGACATTCGTGAACAAGGGGCTTTAACTGATTGTCTTGAGCTTCTTGATCTGTCAGTTGATTTAGTATCTGATTCAATTGCAGCAATTGATAAAAGAAGTTGTTCGGAGCATGCCAATGCGCAAAGTTGGCTAAGTGGCGTGCTTACTAACCACGTTACGTGCCTTGATTCGTTAGGTACTAAAAATGGAACAGTTTTTGATGAGTTGATCACGAGAGCTAAGATAGCATTGGCGATGCTCGTGTCTGTAACAACTCAAAATGAGGATGTTTTCAGGACGGTTTTAGGAAAAATACCATCTTGGGTGAGTTCGAGGGATAGAAAGCTGATGGAGAGTTCGGGTAAGGACATTGTACCGAATGCAGTGGTGGCACAAGATGGAACGGGAGATTATCAAACACTTGCTGAAGCTGTTGCTGCTGCACCAGATAAGAATAAGACGCGGTACGTGATCTATGTGAAGATGGGAATTTATAAAGAGAATGTTGTGGTGACTAAGAAGAAAATGAACTTGATGATTGTTGGTGATGGCATGAATGCTACCATCATTACTGGTAGCTTTAATGTTGTCGATGGATCAACAACCTTCCGCTCTGCTACTCTTG CTGCAGTTGGCCAAGGATTTATACTACAGGACTTATGTATACAGAACACAGCAGGGCCAGCGAAAGGCCAAGCAGTGGCACTTCGAGTTGGAGCTGATATGTCTGTCATAAATCGTTGTCGTATAGATGCTTATCAGGACACCCTTTATGCACATTCTCAAAGGCAATTCTATCGAGACTCCTACGTGACAG GTACTGTTGATTTCATATTTGGTAATGCAGCAGTTGTATTCCAGAAATGTCAGATCGTAGCTAGAAAACCGAATAAAAGACAGAAAAACATGGTGACTGCACAAGGCAGGACGGACCCAAATCAGGCCACGGGGACATCGATTCAGTTCTGTGACATAATAGCAAGTCCGGACCTTGAACCAGTCATGAATGAATACAAAACATATCTTGGTAGGCCATggaaaaaatattcaagaacgGTAGTGATGCAATCGTACCTAGATGGTCATATTGATCCATCAGGTTGGTTTGAATGGCGCGGAGATTTTGCATTGAAGACATTGTATTATGGTGAATATATGAACAATGGACCTGGTGCTGGTACTAGTAAGCGTGTCAAGTGGCCTGGTTATCATGTCATTACTGATCCCGATGAGGCTATGCCGTTCACTGTGGCTGAGCTGATTCAGGGCGGATCATGGTTGAATTCGACTAGCGTGGCATATGTGGAAGGATTAGTTGAGTAG